A DNA window from Acidimicrobiia bacterium contains the following coding sequences:
- a CDS encoding enoyl-CoA hydratase-related protein: MPDWETFTEERDGPVTIVTINRPERMNAINSTMMAEFERFWPAFDADPHQRVAVVTATGDRAFCVGADVKALAEAGELAEAQQHPDVTRSNRLTPLQNRISKPTICAVNGVCAGGGLHFVLDCDVAIAAEEATFLDPHVSVGQVSALESVMLARRIPLGAALRMVLAGRHERIDAARAYELGLVTEVVPRRRLRDAAIELAKKFAAGSPAAIAASRRALWDSYERPLDDALQHGWDLLRAHWGHPDFQEGPRAFAEKRDPEWTP; this comes from the coding sequence GTGCCGGATTGGGAGACGTTCACCGAGGAGCGGGACGGCCCGGTCACGATCGTCACGATCAACCGACCCGAGCGGATGAATGCCATCAACAGCACGATGATGGCCGAGTTCGAGCGGTTCTGGCCCGCCTTCGACGCCGATCCGCACCAGCGGGTCGCGGTGGTCACAGCGACCGGCGACCGGGCGTTCTGCGTGGGAGCCGACGTGAAGGCTCTTGCCGAAGCCGGTGAGCTCGCCGAAGCGCAGCAGCATCCCGATGTCACCAGGTCCAACCGCCTGACACCGCTGCAGAACCGGATCTCGAAGCCCACGATCTGCGCCGTCAACGGTGTGTGCGCCGGAGGGGGGCTCCATTTCGTCCTCGACTGCGACGTGGCGATCGCCGCAGAGGAGGCGACCTTCCTCGACCCGCACGTCAGCGTCGGCCAGGTGAGTGCTCTCGAGTCGGTCATGCTCGCGCGTCGGATACCTCTCGGCGCTGCGCTGAGAATGGTGCTCGCGGGCCGCCACGAGCGCATCGACGCCGCCCGCGCGTACGAACTCGGACTGGTCACCGAGGTCGTCCCGCGTCGTCGACTGCGAGATGCTGCGATCGAGCTGGCGAAGAAGTTCGCCGCGGGCTCACCGGCGGCCATCGCCGCCAGCCGCCGGGCCCTGTGGGACTCGTACGAGCGCCCGCTCGACGACGCGCTCCAACACGGCTGGGACCTCCTCCGCGCACATTGGGGCCATCCCGACTTCCAGGAGGGTCCACGCGCCTTCGCCGAGAAGCGCGACCCCGAGTGGACACCCTGA
- a CDS encoding acyl-CoA dehydrogenase family protein, whose product MEYQFTAEQEELRSIVRSLLEDRGRPRESYDGGPALDATTWSALAELGLCGLGVDEDWGGSGGTLLDQLIVVEEIGRAAAALPFTSSTVVSLPLVAALATDDQLAGVLPAASSGSLTLSTVLTGEGTGNRHDVVTHVGGKLTGTLSLVPDGASCGLLLVPCDGAVFAVRIDSDGVIVTDEPTLDRTRRAATIVLDGAAGERLDSGNVERALQGARRRALVSLAADATGSAGRALEMSVDYAKEREQFGTVIGTFQAVKHRVADMLVDLENARSATMFGAWAVAGDAPDADVAAAVAKAAATERAVHVVGSAIQVHGGIAITWEHDLHLLLRRVKSCEIAFGEPSLHLENVAAELLG is encoded by the coding sequence ATGGAATACCAGTTCACGGCCGAGCAGGAGGAGCTGCGCAGCATCGTCCGCTCCCTGCTCGAGGACCGTGGGCGACCGCGCGAGAGCTACGACGGCGGTCCGGCGCTCGACGCGACCACCTGGTCGGCGCTCGCGGAGCTCGGCCTCTGCGGCCTCGGCGTCGACGAGGACTGGGGAGGAAGCGGTGGAACGCTCCTCGACCAGCTGATCGTGGTCGAGGAGATCGGCCGCGCCGCCGCCGCACTCCCGTTCACCTCCTCGACGGTCGTCTCCCTGCCGCTCGTGGCCGCGCTCGCCACGGATGACCAGCTGGCCGGCGTTCTCCCGGCCGCCTCGTCGGGATCGCTGACCCTCTCCACAGTGCTCACGGGCGAGGGAACGGGCAACAGGCACGACGTCGTCACACACGTCGGCGGGAAGCTCACGGGGACGCTGTCGCTCGTTCCTGACGGCGCCTCTTGCGGACTGCTCCTCGTCCCGTGCGACGGAGCCGTGTTCGCCGTACGAATCGATTCCGACGGGGTGATCGTCACCGACGAGCCGACGCTCGACCGAACACGGCGTGCCGCCACGATCGTGCTCGACGGCGCCGCCGGTGAGCGCCTCGATTCCGGCAACGTCGAGCGGGCGCTGCAGGGCGCTCGACGCCGCGCTCTCGTGTCGCTGGCCGCCGACGCCACCGGCAGCGCCGGCCGCGCCCTCGAGATGTCAGTTGACTACGCCAAGGAGCGTGAGCAGTTCGGCACGGTCATCGGCACGTTCCAGGCCGTGAAGCACCGTGTCGCCGACATGCTCGTCGACCTCGAGAATGCCCGGTCCGCGACGATGTTCGGGGCGTGGGCCGTGGCCGGGGACGCCCCCGACGCCGATGTCGCCGCGGCCGTCGCCAAGGCGGCCGCCACCGAGCGGGCCGTTCACGTCGTCGGATCCGCGATCCAGGTCCACGGTGGTATCGCCATCACCTGGGAGCACGACCTGCATCTCCTGCTCCGGCGGGTGAAGTCGTGTGAGATCGCCTTCGGCGAGCCGTCCCTGCACCTCGAGAACGTGGCAGCCGAGCTCCTCGGCTGA
- a CDS encoding nucleoside hydrolase, whose product MSPVPVVYDTDGGVDDCSALWYGLVSSEIDIVGVTSVHGVVSAQQAAANVAKVLVAADRTDIPYAVGAEEPIGPRPGFPEAALMHGEDGLGNAGPPDVDLAPTEETGAELIVRLAKERPGELTLVAVGPFTNVALALRLEPSLPDLLGDLVIMGGAARPPGNATPLGEFNVVFDPVASNQMVLAGWQSPPLMVGLDVTMSATMGDAEFDAMNERATPQARFMADPFVLYRQLSAIETGDGTCPSHDTLTMMAVEQPDVVSATELPLVVDTGGDAAFGMTVVDFRAEWLDKGLVPEEFRDMAIEQFYGGKAKWRIALDVDVEQFRASIRRFYSGG is encoded by the coding sequence ATGAGCCCTGTCCCTGTCGTCTACGACACCGACGGTGGCGTCGACGACTGCTCCGCGCTCTGGTACGGGCTCGTGTCGAGTGAGATCGACATCGTCGGCGTCACGTCGGTGCACGGTGTCGTGTCGGCCCAGCAGGCCGCGGCCAACGTCGCAAAGGTCCTCGTCGCAGCGGACCGCACCGACATCCCGTACGCCGTGGGCGCCGAAGAGCCGATCGGTCCCCGACCAGGGTTCCCCGAGGCGGCGCTCATGCACGGCGAGGACGGTCTCGGCAACGCCGGACCGCCCGACGTCGACCTCGCTCCGACCGAGGAGACAGGCGCCGAGCTGATCGTGCGGCTGGCCAAGGAGCGCCCCGGCGAGTTGACCCTGGTGGCGGTCGGCCCGTTCACCAACGTCGCCCTGGCGCTTCGACTCGAGCCATCGCTCCCCGACCTCCTGGGCGACCTGGTGATCATGGGCGGCGCCGCGAGGCCACCCGGCAACGCCACTCCGCTGGGCGAGTTCAACGTCGTGTTCGACCCCGTCGCCTCCAACCAGATGGTTCTCGCCGGATGGCAGAGCCCCCCGCTGATGGTCGGTCTCGACGTCACGATGTCGGCCACCATGGGCGACGCCGAGTTCGACGCCATGAACGAGCGGGCGACTCCCCAGGCTCGGTTCATGGCCGACCCGTTCGTTCTCTACCGCCAACTGAGCGCGATCGAAACCGGCGACGGGACCTGTCCGTCCCACGACACGCTGACGATGATGGCCGTCGAGCAACCCGACGTCGTCTCGGCGACCGAACTGCCGCTCGTGGTCGACACGGGCGGCGATGCGGCGTTCGGCATGACGGTGGTCGACTTCCGCGCCGAGTGGCTGGACAAGGGGCTCGTTCCCGAGGAGTTCAGGGACATGGCGATCGAGCAGTTCTACGGAGGGAAGGCGAAGTGGCGCATCGCCCTCGATGTCGACGTGGAACAGTTCCGGGCCTCGATCCGGCGCTTCTACTCCGGGGGCTGA
- a CDS encoding SDR family NAD(P)-dependent oxidoreductase, which produces MDLTGSSAVITGGASGIGEASARQLTDAGSRVVIADLDDDKGSAVASELGGLFVRCDVSSTEDAQAAVDAASEMGPLRALVNSAGIGSAGRTIDRNNQPLDLDEFSRVVRINLIGSFNMLSRAAAAMAATEPVDADGTRGAVVNMASAAAFDGQIGQAAYSASKGGVVGMTLPIARDLSAVGVRVNTIAPGLIDTPIYGEGEASEAFKAHLGESVPFPKRLGTAEELAFAVMECLTNPYLNAETIRLDGGIRMPPK; this is translated from the coding sequence ATGGATCTGACAGGTAGCTCCGCCGTCATCACCGGCGGGGCGTCGGGTATCGGGGAGGCGAGCGCACGCCAGCTCACCGACGCCGGATCACGCGTCGTCATCGCCGATCTCGACGACGACAAGGGCTCGGCGGTGGCGTCAGAGCTGGGAGGGCTCTTCGTCCGCTGTGACGTGTCGTCCACCGAGGACGCCCAGGCGGCGGTCGACGCCGCCTCCGAGATGGGCCCGCTGCGGGCGCTCGTGAACTCGGCCGGAATCGGATCCGCGGGCCGCACGATCGACCGTAACAACCAACCGCTGGACCTCGACGAGTTCTCGCGGGTCGTGCGCATCAACCTCATCGGCTCCTTCAACATGCTGAGCCGCGCCGCCGCCGCCATGGCTGCCACCGAGCCTGTCGACGCCGACGGAACCCGGGGGGCTGTCGTGAACATGGCGTCCGCTGCCGCCTTCGATGGACAGATCGGACAGGCCGCGTACTCCGCCTCCAAAGGCGGAGTCGTCGGCATGACGCTGCCGATCGCGCGGGACCTCAGTGCCGTGGGTGTCCGCGTGAACACGATCGCCCCCGGCCTGATCGACACGCCGATCTACGGGGAAGGCGAGGCTTCCGAGGCGTTCAAGGCGCACCTCGGCGAGTCGGTCCCGTTCCCGAAGCGCCTCGGCACGGCCGAGGAGCTGGCGTTCGCGGTGATGGAGTGCCTCACCAACCCCTATCTCAACGCCGAGACCATCCGCCTCGACGGCGGCATCAGGATGCCGCCGAAGTAG
- a CDS encoding type II toxin-antitoxin system PemK/MazF family toxin, with product MRRGEVWFASTPGGDRPVFVLTRDPVAESIGFVVVAALTRTRRNLVSELVLTASDDGVPTDCVVNFDNIHTLPRSAFRRRVSVLGPARIEESCLRLRDSTGC from the coding sequence ATGCGGAGGGGTGAGGTGTGGTTCGCCTCGACACCCGGAGGTGACCGACCGGTCTTCGTGCTCACACGAGATCCCGTGGCCGAGTCGATCGGATTCGTCGTGGTCGCGGCGCTCACCCGCACACGCCGCAACCTGGTGTCCGAGCTCGTCCTCACGGCGTCGGACGACGGTGTCCCGACCGACTGCGTCGTCAACTTCGACAACATCCACACACTTCCGCGGAGCGCCTTTCGCCGGCGCGTCTCTGTCCTCGGTCCGGCACGAATCGAGGAGAGCTGCCTGCGCCTCAGGGACTCGACCGGCTGCTGA
- a CDS encoding antitoxin — MTMLSFRVDDEEAAEMRWWADHLGIDRSELLRDALHRRLVELKSVSDARRYGESPVTDDERALSEVAGWGPADDWSDWADAEG, encoded by the coding sequence ATGACAATGCTCAGCTTCCGGGTCGACGACGAGGAAGCGGCCGAGATGCGCTGGTGGGCCGACCATCTGGGGATCGACCGCTCCGAGCTCCTGCGCGACGCGTTGCATCGGCGTCTCGTGGAACTGAAGTCGGTGTCCGACGCTCGTCGCTACGGCGAGTCCCCTGTCACCGACGATGAACGGGCGTTGAGCGAGGTCGCCGGCTGGGGTCCGGCAGACGACTGGTCGGACTGGGCCGATGCGGAGGGGTGA
- a CDS encoding SDR family oxidoreductase: MAFTGRVALVTGAASGMGRLAAQRLSGPGRSIAAVDVDAEGLASLAAEEPSVTPYECDITDAGAVADVVENVESEHGPVGRLCNIAGIGSGGPILDTPLETFHKVMDVNYFGMVHVCAAVAPLMVERGGGEIVNLASLAGWLPAPGMASYNASKFAAVAYTEVLAREMKPHGIRVLCVCPPQVDTPMLDVFIEEGAVPPKTREMKTTLQPSDVIDGIEPALEAGKLFFFPGRGSTAMYRARRYAPNLTWKAIRRAYDL; encoded by the coding sequence ATGGCATTCACAGGACGGGTTGCCCTGGTCACAGGAGCGGCCAGCGGCATGGGGCGTCTCGCCGCGCAACGACTGTCCGGTCCGGGTCGCTCGATCGCGGCGGTCGACGTCGATGCCGAGGGTCTGGCGAGCCTGGCGGCCGAGGAACCGTCGGTCACGCCGTACGAGTGTGACATCACCGACGCCGGCGCCGTTGCCGATGTCGTCGAGAACGTGGAATCCGAACACGGTCCGGTCGGTCGTCTCTGCAACATCGCCGGGATCGGCTCCGGCGGCCCGATCCTCGATACTCCGCTCGAGACGTTCCACAAGGTCATGGACGTCAACTACTTCGGCATGGTGCACGTGTGTGCGGCCGTGGCGCCGCTGATGGTCGAGCGCGGAGGCGGTGAGATCGTGAACCTGGCCTCCCTCGCCGGGTGGCTTCCCGCGCCCGGGATGGCCTCCTACAACGCCTCGAAGTTCGCTGCGGTCGCGTACACCGAGGTGCTGGCTCGCGAGATGAAGCCGCACGGGATCCGCGTGCTCTGCGTCTGCCCGCCCCAGGTCGACACCCCCATGCTCGACGTGTTCATCGAGGAAGGCGCCGTACCCCCGAAGACGCGCGAGATGAAGACGACCCTCCAGCCCTCCGACGTGATCGACGGCATCGAGCCTGCTCTCGAGGCCGGCAAGCTCTTCTTCTTCCCGGGCCGGGGGTCGACAGCCATGTACCGGGCGCGTCGCTACGCTCCCAACCTCACCTGGAAGGCCATCCGCAGGGCGTACGACCTCTGA
- the upp gene encoding uracil phosphoribosyltransferase: protein MPLTVVEHPLVAHKLALLRDRRTTTKEFRHLVAELAALLTYEATRDLGTEPIEVETPLARTTQRKVSGKKLAVVPVFRAGLGMLDAVLDLIPVARVGFVGLYRDEETLEPVEYYAKFPADLEQRRVLLIDPMLATGGSTSAACGLLKEGGAGRITVICLVAAPEGVERVAADHRDVHVVAAALDRQLNEDGYIVPGLGDAGDRLYGTR, encoded by the coding sequence GTGCCGCTGACCGTCGTCGAGCATCCCCTGGTCGCCCACAAGCTCGCGCTCCTGCGTGATCGGAGGACGACGACCAAGGAGTTCCGCCACCTCGTCGCCGAACTGGCAGCGCTCCTCACGTACGAGGCGACCCGTGACCTCGGGACCGAGCCCATCGAGGTCGAGACGCCGCTGGCGCGCACCACCCAACGGAAGGTCAGCGGCAAGAAGCTGGCCGTGGTGCCGGTGTTCCGTGCCGGCCTCGGCATGCTCGACGCCGTCCTCGATCTGATCCCTGTCGCACGGGTCGGGTTCGTGGGCCTGTACCGCGACGAGGAGACCCTCGAACCGGTCGAGTACTACGCCAAGTTCCCCGCCGACCTCGAGCAACGTCGAGTGCTGCTCATCGACCCGATGTTGGCGACGGGAGGTTCCACCTCCGCGGCATGCGGGCTCCTCAAGGAAGGCGGCGCCGGGCGGATCACCGTGATCTGTCTCGTTGCGGCACCCGAAGGCGTGGAACGCGTCGCTGCCGATCATCGCGACGTCCACGTCGTCGCCGCCGCGCTGGATCGGCAGCTCAACGAGGACGGCTACATCGTGCCCGGACTCGGCGACGCCGGTGATCGTCTCTACGGGACGCGCTGA
- a CDS encoding nucleoside deaminase, with the protein MNDELTAEDREHLEVAIAQARLSRDEGGVPIGAALVADGEVLGSGRNRRVQMGSAIRHGETDALEDAGRRPATVYRRSTMYTTLSPCHMCTGAILLYGIGRVVIGERETFAGPEHLLAAAGVEIVHAGDDECVALMTDFVTEHPELWNEDIGVDHMWED; encoded by the coding sequence ATGAATGACGAATTGACGGCGGAGGACCGGGAGCATCTGGAGGTGGCGATCGCCCAGGCGCGCCTCAGCCGCGACGAGGGTGGTGTGCCCATCGGCGCGGCACTCGTGGCGGACGGCGAGGTGCTGGGGTCCGGACGCAACCGCCGCGTCCAGATGGGCAGCGCCATCCGCCACGGCGAAACCGACGCTCTCGAAGACGCCGGCCGACGGCCCGCTACGGTCTACCGGCGGTCCACGATGTACACGACGCTCTCGCCGTGCCACATGTGTACGGGCGCCATCCTCCTGTACGGGATCGGACGAGTCGTGATCGGTGAGCGCGAGACCTTCGCGGGGCCTGAGCACCTCCTGGCCGCGGCCGGCGTCGAGATCGTCCACGCCGGGGACGATGAATGTGTGGCGCTGATGACGGACTTCGTCACCGAGCACCCCGAGTTGTGGAACGAGGACATCGGAGTCGACCACATGTGGGAGGACTGA
- a CDS encoding alpha/beta hydrolase — protein sequence MPPHPEGALAGRATWRLGRLAYGVAGDGPPVILLHGWPETRRAWRHVVPGLVDAGHRVIVPDLRGVGGSDRSPGADYSWKGYADDLDAVLAAEQVDGTAIVGHDMGGVVMFEWALRNPDRVDRLAALSTSFHRYDMVSSYYLSILQAPLLGRSFMKAMLGNRSGLARALRGNSVDPETFEEADIDAYLEGCGSPESRRAILAGYRLLSHNRRRREREVGDVRLDMPALVVWGTRDWALGDEGWKRITADLHQADVEILEAGHFLMEEQPARVTELLVDFLSPRVPGGRPFRRGAAAVGAGA from the coding sequence GTGCCCCCTCACCCCGAGGGTGCGCTCGCCGGTCGCGCGACCTGGAGACTGGGCAGGCTCGCCTACGGTGTCGCGGGGGACGGGCCGCCCGTCATCCTGCTCCATGGCTGGCCCGAGACTCGGCGCGCGTGGCGGCATGTCGTTCCGGGCCTGGTGGATGCCGGCCACCGCGTGATCGTTCCCGATCTGCGCGGGGTGGGTGGCTCCGACCGTTCGCCCGGCGCCGACTACTCGTGGAAGGGATACGCGGACGACCTCGATGCGGTGCTCGCCGCCGAGCAGGTCGACGGGACGGCGATCGTCGGCCACGACATGGGTGGTGTCGTCATGTTCGAGTGGGCGCTGCGGAATCCAGACCGGGTGGACCGGTTGGCTGCGCTCTCGACGAGCTTCCACCGCTACGACATGGTGTCGTCGTACTACCTGTCGATACTCCAGGCGCCGCTCCTCGGGAGGTCGTTCATGAAGGCCATGCTGGGGAACCGCTCCGGGTTGGCCCGCGCTCTACGCGGAAACAGCGTCGACCCGGAGACCTTTGAAGAGGCGGACATCGATGCGTACCTCGAGGGATGTGGCTCGCCGGAGTCCCGCCGGGCGATTCTCGCCGGCTATCGGCTCCTGTCGCACAACCGGCGACGACGAGAACGCGAGGTGGGCGACGTGCGCCTCGACATGCCGGCCCTGGTGGTGTGGGGAACACGCGACTGGGCACTGGGCGACGAGGGATGGAAGCGCATCACGGCGGATCTACACCAGGCTGACGTCGAGATCCTCGAGGCGGGTCACTTTCTGATGGAAGAGCAGCCCGCGAGGGTCACCGAGCTCCTCGTCGACTTCTTGAGTCCCCGCGTCCCAGGCGGACGGCCGTTCCGTCGCGGCGCCGCTGCCGTGGGTGCAGGCGCATGA
- a CDS encoding SDR family oxidoreductase, producing MRLAGRSALVTGAGSGIGAATARRFAEEGASVTVADVDGEAAFATVDEIVSGGGAAVACTGDVSVADDAVVMVDAAVEAHGGLHVLVNNAGVERTGSVVAMPEEDWDLVFDVNVKGGFLCSKAAIPAIRESGGGSILFTASVGGLWGCTGQAAYSAAKAAVVNMTQSLALDHSGHGIRVNCVCPGGTRTPMATATIEMLGPEVVEMFEEKIKAIVPFEGRLAEPREIADAFVYLASDEASFITGHALVVDGGQHAGMYIPEIQEP from the coding sequence ATGAGGCTCGCCGGCAGGTCGGCGTTGGTGACCGGTGCGGGATCGGGAATCGGCGCGGCCACCGCCCGACGCTTCGCCGAGGAGGGTGCGTCGGTGACGGTGGCGGACGTCGACGGTGAGGCGGCATTCGCAACGGTCGACGAGATCGTGTCGGGCGGCGGTGCAGCCGTTGCGTGTACAGGCGACGTATCGGTGGCCGACGACGCTGTGGTGATGGTGGACGCGGCCGTCGAGGCACACGGCGGTCTCCACGTCCTCGTGAACAACGCCGGAGTGGAGCGAACGGGCAGCGTGGTGGCCATGCCCGAGGAGGACTGGGACCTCGTCTTCGACGTGAACGTGAAGGGTGGCTTCCTCTGCTCGAAGGCGGCGATTCCCGCCATCCGCGAGTCGGGAGGGGGATCGATCCTCTTCACGGCGTCGGTCGGCGGCCTGTGGGGCTGCACCGGCCAGGCCGCCTACAGCGCCGCCAAGGCCGCCGTCGTCAACATGACGCAGTCCCTCGCCCTGGATCACTCCGGTCACGGGATTCGCGTCAACTGCGTCTGCCCCGGCGGAACCCGCACGCCCATGGCGACGGCCACCATCGAGATGCTCGGTCCCGAGGTCGTCGAGATGTTCGAGGAGAAGATCAAGGCGATCGTTCCGTTCGAGGGCCGACTGGCCGAGCCCCGCGAGATTGCCGATGCCTTCGTGTACCTCGCGTCCGACGAGGCCAGCTTCATCACGGGCCACGCGCTCGTCGTCGACGGCGGTCAGCACGCGGGCATGTACATCCCCGAGATCCAGGAGCCGTAG
- a CDS encoding thiamine pyrophosphate-dependent dehydrogenase E1 component subunit alpha: MTDRLDLYSTLVAARALEESVSEHAAYYHSGFGMEAVGVGVASGLRPTDPLVTHYRGVAAPLAKGMTAHDILRSFLLKATSPTRARSWHTVDTDRGLYGHQGTSGSEFGRAAGLALAAQRRGEGDVAVAMFGDGSAQRGTLHEAFLMACSWDLPVVWVCENNGYMISTRADRIFPGAIADLAGGYAMPCLTVDGNDVFAVSGAMDELTEAVRSGGPPAFLEAQTFRVRSHTEIEEAPYQDPEEVERWRERDPLAVARGLLIDEGASPEEIDELEAGTRAEIDAATADVLAEPDLDPTANPYEYLYATEAT, encoded by the coding sequence ATGACCGATCGGTTGGATCTCTACTCAACGCTCGTGGCGGCCCGCGCGCTCGAGGAGTCGGTGAGCGAGCACGCGGCGTACTACCACTCCGGCTTCGGCATGGAGGCCGTGGGCGTCGGCGTGGCCTCGGGCCTCCGGCCGACCGACCCGCTCGTCACCCACTACCGCGGCGTCGCAGCGCCGCTCGCCAAGGGGATGACGGCCCACGACATCCTCCGCAGCTTCCTGCTGAAAGCGACGTCGCCCACACGTGCACGGAGTTGGCACACCGTCGACACCGACCGGGGGCTCTACGGCCATCAGGGCACATCGGGCAGCGAGTTCGGACGGGCCGCCGGACTGGCACTCGCAGCCCAGCGGCGCGGCGAGGGCGATGTCGCCGTTGCGATGTTCGGCGACGGCTCGGCGCAGCGCGGCACACTCCACGAAGCGTTTCTCATGGCGTGCTCGTGGGATCTCCCTGTCGTCTGGGTGTGCGAGAACAACGGATACATGATCTCCACGCGCGCGGATCGGATCTTCCCCGGCGCCATCGCCGATCTGGCGGGTGGCTACGCGATGCCGTGCCTGACAGTCGACGGCAACGACGTGTTCGCTGTGTCAGGCGCCATGGACGAGCTCACCGAAGCGGTGCGAAGCGGCGGACCTCCGGCCTTCCTCGAGGCGCAGACCTTCCGGGTCCGATCCCACACCGAGATCGAGGAGGCTCCGTACCAGGATCCCGAGGAGGTTGAACGGTGGAGGGAACGCGACCCTTTGGCCGTGGCCCGTGGCCTGCTCATCGACGAAGGAGCCTCACCCGAGGAGATCGACGAGCTCGAGGCAGGCACCCGAGCCGAGATCGATGCAGCGACAGCAGATGTCCTGGCGGAGCCCGATCTGGATCCGACCGCCAACCCCTACGAGTACCTCTACGCGACAGAGGCGACCTGA